A window from Drosophila subobscura isolate 14011-0131.10 chromosome O, UCBerk_Dsub_1.0, whole genome shotgun sequence encodes these proteins:
- the LOC117897368 gene encoding carcinine transporter, whose translation MNEKSEKANSRKASQASALVSHMDIDESELNDPFQALMEKAGNHGRYQTLYNFLFVGGLAFSGAMIYMNIILALNIPDHWCTVSGRENTNFTLEEWRDITLPKQADNRGRETFSNCEVFQMNFTEIQDWSTWNTSLRTNQTQACQNGWSYDKTWYESTIPTDHNWVCAKDLFVTNVFVVGRVTEVAGSFILGQMGDSYGRRLVYYISVVFCSLGRIGSIMCTSSYTWFLIMSGIVGLTVNSLFQSPQIIGMEISREEDRSRIAFFQSCGWSIGTTFMPLLYWWLGHWDSFMWLTSVPTATVLIFSKYVIESPRWLISKRRFRDAIVQLRKIAKINGRRFDVTEKELAEIYSQDKQDVTYGIASLFAGWRLARNTTIMGFSWCVVAVSYFTLVLFSSRMAGNPFLNFLYQSIVEIPAYIVGRYLGDTYGRRITNSVSFLVSFITCVPIIVYATDERHEYLMIYLATFIKFLNALTFFTVNLQCLEIYPTCMRQTGVALGTILANAIGVLAPYLVYLGTTVNIRAPYYILGTLFLLGGIGALFLPETLHKKLPDTMEEAGNFGRNDKFFSLPKLPPAPVPNQSLSAHPELTKLSQTEVSISP comes from the exons ATGAATGAGAAATCGGAGAAGGCGAACAGCAGGAAGGCGTCGCAGGCGTCGGCCCTCGTGTCCCACATGGACATCGATGAATCGGAGCTGAACGACCCCTTCCAGGCGCTAATGGAGAAGGCGGGAAACCATGGCCGCTACCAGACCCTCTACAATTTCCTGTTCGTCGGCGGCCTGGCCTTCAGCGGTGCCATGATCTACATGAACATCATTCTGGCACTCAACATACCCGATCACTGGTGCACAGTCTCCGGTCGGGAGAACACAAACTTCACGCTGGAGGAGTGGCGGGACATAACGTTGCCCAA GCAGGCGGACAACCGGGGCAGAGAAACATTCAGCAACTGTGAGGTGTTCCAAATGAATTTCACCGAGATCCAGGACTGGTCCACGTGGAACACGAGCCTGCGAACCAATCAGACACAAG CTTGCCAGAATGGCTGGAGCTATGACAAGACCTGGTACGAGAGCACGATTCCCACGGACCACAATTGGGTGTGTGCCAAGGATTTGTTCGTGACAAATGTGTTCGTTGTGGGTCGTGTGACGGAGGTGGCTGGCTCATTTATATTGGGACAAATGGGCGACTC CTACGGTCGCAGGTTGGTCTACTACATTAGCGTTGTCTTCTGCTCCCTGGGACGCATCGGGTCCATCATGTGCACCAGCTCGTATACGTGGTTCCTCATCATGTCCGGCATCGTGGGCCTCACCGTCAACAGTCTCTTTCAGTCGCCCCAAATCATTGGCATGGAAATCTCCCGGGA GGAGGATCGCAGTCGCATTGCCTTCTTTCAGAGCTGTGGCTGGTCCATTGGCACCACGTTTATGCCGCTGCTTTATTGGTGGCTGGGGCACTGGGACTCCTTTATGTGGCTCACATCGGTGCCCACGGCTACGGTTTTAATTTTCTCCAA ATACGTCATCGAATCGCCGCGCTGGTTGATTAGCAAACGGCGCTTCCGCGATGCCATTGTGCAGCTGCGGAAGATAGCCAAAATTAATGGCCGCCGCTTCGATGTGACCGAGAAAGAGCTGGCGGAAATCTACAGCCAGGACAAGCAGGATGTAACCTACGGCATTGCGTCGCTCTTCGCCGGCTGGCGCCTCGCACGCAACACCACAATCATGGGCTTTAGCTG GTGCGTGGTGGCCGTCTCCTATTTCACGCTGGTCCTCTTCAGCTCCCGCATGGCGGGCAATCCCTTTTTGAACTTTTTGTATCAGAGCATTGTCGAAATTCCCGCCTACATTGTCGGCCGCTATctgg GCGATACATATGGACGACGCATCACCAACTCGGTGTCCTTCCTCGTCTCGTTCATCACCTGCGTGCCCATCATTGTGTATGCGACGGACGAGCGGCACGAGTACTTGATGATCTACCTGGCGACTTTCATCAAGTTCCTCAACGCGCTCACTTTCTTCACCGTCAATCTGCAGTGCCTGGAGATCTATCCCACGTGCATGCGGCAGACAGGAGTGGCGCTGGGCACCATCCTGGCCAATGCCATCGGTGTGCTGGCCCCGTATCTGGTATATCTGGGCACCACCGTAAATATTCGTGCGCCCTACTACATCCTGGGCACCCTCTTCCTGCTGGGCGGCATTGGGGCCCTGTTCCTGCCCGAGACGCTCCACAAGAAGCTGCCAGACACCATGGAGGAGGCGGGCAACTTCGGCAGGAATGAT aAATTCTTCAGTCTGCCAAAGCTGCCGCCGGCGCCAGTGCCCAACCAGTCGCTGTCCGCCCATCCGGAGCTAACCAAGCTCAGCCAGACGGAGGTTTCCATTTCGCCTTGA